The following coding sequences are from one Primulina eburnea isolate SZY01 chromosome 15, ASM2296580v1, whole genome shotgun sequence window:
- the LOC140814521 gene encoding 1-aminocyclopropane-1-carboxylate synthase-like codes for MELKGSSNLSKLATRDDHGENSLYFEGWKAYDNDPFHPTSNREGVIQMGVAENQLSVELFEDWIKKNPRASICTPEGVHAFKDIASFQDYHGLPQFRNAVAKLMEKVRGGRASFDPERIVIASGATGASEMLMFSLADRGDGFLVPSPCYPAFDRDLRWRTRVQLLYVECESRNNFRLTKQSLEDAYENARKANIEVKGLIIANPSNPLGTTMDKATFKMLVNFINDKKIHLVCDEIYSATVFRGPKLVSVSEIIEEMECDRGLIHIVYSLSKDMGIPGFRVGIVYSYNDKVVSSARKMSSFGLISSQTQYFLAFMLSDEEFVEKYLTESAIRLANQHDLFTKGLEEMGIKCLESNAGVYVWMDLRPLLKEATFEGEMDLWRVIISDVKLNVSPGSSFHCHEPGWFRVCFANMDIKTMRIALARIRKFVVRENDQVPQQGMKQKKSSKGHLTLSFPSPMYDENWVVSLQSPHSPLPQSPLLSART; via the exons ATGGAGCTAAAGGGCAGTTCAAATTTGTCAAAGCTAGCGACTAGGGACGATCATGGCGAAAACTCTCTGTATTTCGAAGGATGGAAAGCTTATGACAATGATCCCTTCCACCCCACGAGTAACCGTGAAGGAGTTATACAGATGGGAGTTGCTGAAAATCAG CTTTCTGTTGAGTTGTTTGAGGATTGGATCAAGAAAAACCCCCGAGCTTCAATCTGCACTCCCGAAGGAGTTCATGCATTCAAAGATATCGCAAGTTTTCAAGATTATCATGGCTTGCCTCAGTTTAGAAAT GCGGTGGCGAAGTTAATGGAGAAAGTGAGAGGGGGACGAGCCAGCTTTGATCCGGAACGCATAGTAATTGCTAGTGGAGCCACCGGAGCCAGCGAGATGCTGATGTTCTCTTTGGCCGATCGTGGAGACGGATTCTTGGTCCCTTCGCCTTGTTATCCAGC ATTTGATAGGGATTTGAGATGGCGAACCAGGGTGCAACTGCTGTATGTAGAATGCGAAAGCAGAAACAATTTCCGGCTAACCAAACAGTCCCTAGAAGACGCATATGAAAATGCAAGGAAAGCAAACATCGAGGTGAAAGGCCTAATCATAGCAAATCCCTCCAACCCATTAGGCACAACCATGGACAAGGCAACCTTTAAGATGCTGGTGAACTTCATAAATGACAAGAAAATCCACCTCGTGTGTGATGAAATATATTCGGCCACTGTATTTCGTGGCCCGAAATTGGTTAGCGTTTCTGAGATAATCGAAGAAATGGAATGTGATCGTGGCCTGATACACATCGTGTACAGTTTGTCTAAGGACATGGGGATTCCGGGATTCAGGGTCGGCATAGTGTACTCGTACAACGACAAAGTCGTGAGTTCTGCTCGTAAGATGTCGAGCTTCGGGCTAATCTCGTCTCAGACTCAATATTTTCTAGCATTCATGCTATCAGACGAGGAATTTGTCGAGAAATATCTCACCGAGAGTGCTATAAGACTAGCGAACCAGCACGACTTGTTCACCAAAGGGTTGGAGGAAATGGGGATCAAGTGTTTAGAAAGCAATGCAGGAGTATACGTTTGGATGGACTTAAGGCCATTGTTAAAAGAGGCAACTTTTGAAGGTGAAATGGATCTGTGGAGGGTTATCATAAGTGATGTGAAGCTTAACGTGTCCCCAGGGTCGTCGTTTCACTGCCACGAGCCCGGTTGGTTTAGGGTTTGTTTCGCCAATATGGACATCAAAACGATGAGAATCGCTCTAGCAAGAATTAGGAAGTTTGTGGTTCGAGAAAATGATCAAGTACCGCAACAAGGGATGAAGCAAAAGAAGTCCAGCAAAGGACACCTCACACTAAGTTTTCCTTCACCAATGTATGATGAAAATTGGGTGGTTTCGTTGCAATCCCCTCACTCTCCACTCCCTCAATCGCCCCTACTTAGTGCAAGGACCTAG
- the LOC140815644 gene encoding uncharacterized protein: MTGNSLSMILTNNQLVGENYIDWKRNLLIVLTAEKHKFVLNEPCPVPTTESTAAQRQAYDRWISSDEMARCYILGSISNVLQQKHQNMDTATKIMESLQEMFEHQGRQARQAAIRTIMNMRMKPGTPVRDHMLALIAQFTVAEVLGAEIKSETQVDMALETLPEIFSQFKVSYNMNKLNMSLTELIKELQNAESVLKTKTAEMQKWE; the protein is encoded by the exons ATGACTGGAAATTCACTGTCTATGATTTTAACCAACAACCAACTAGTCGGAGAAAATTACATTGATTGGAAACGTAATTTATTGATTGTCTTAACTGCGGAGAAACACAAGTTTGTGCTCAATGAACCCTGTCCAGTGCCTACGACGGAGTCCACGGCAGCTCAAAGGCAGGCTTATGATCGGTGGATCAGTTCTGATGAGATGGCCCGTTGCTACATTTTGGGATCCATCTCAAATGTGCTGCAACAGAAACATCAGAACATGGACACTGCTACAAAAATCATGGAAAGCCTCCAAGAAATGTTTGAGCATCAAGGACGTCAGGCACGACAAGCAGCCATTAGAACCATTATGAACATGCGCATGAAACCTGGGACGCCCGTGAGAGATCATATGCTTGCATTGATCGCTCAGTTTACCGTGGCTGAGGTGTTAGGGGCTGAAATCAAATCAGAGACTCAGGTTGACATGGCACTTGAGACTCTCCCTGAGATATTCTCACAGTTTAAGGTTAGCTATAACATGAATAAGCTAAACATGTCCCTGACTGAGTTGATTAAGGAACTCCAAAATGCTGAAAGTGTTCTTAAGACTAAAACTG CCGAAATGCAAAAATGGGAATAA
- the LOC140815645 gene encoding secreted RxLR effector protein 161-like, whose protein sequence is MQNSKKGQKTFRHGIHLSKDHNPKNPSEVEYMKRVPYASAVGSLMYAMICTRPDICYAVGIVSRYQSNPGPEHWIAVKHILKYLRRTRGYMLVYSASELAPVGYTDSDFQTDRDSRKSTSGSVFTLGGGAVVWRSIKQSCIADSTMEAEYVAACEASKDAVWLKKFLLSLEVIPAASNAITLYCDNSGAVANAKEPRNHQRGKHIERKYHLMRDIVQRGDVTVCKIASAENLADPFTKSLPARAFEEHIQNMGVLDMTHLL, encoded by the coding sequence ATGCAAAATTCCAAGAAGGGTCAAAAAACTTTCAGACATGGAATTCACTTGTCAAAGGACCACAATCCTAAGAATCCAAGTGAAGTGGAATACATGAAAAGAGTTCCTTATGCTTCGGCTGTAGGAAGTCTTATGTATGCTATGATATGCACTCGACCAGATATTTGTTATGCTGTTGGGATTGTTAGTAGATATCAGTCAAACCCAGGACCAGAGCACTGGATTGCTGTAAAGCATATTCTCAAGTATCTTCGCAGAACTAGAGGGTATATGTTGGTTTACTCGGCTTCAGAGTTGGCACCTGTGGGTTATACTGATTCTGATTTTCAAACTGATAGAGATTCTCGTAAATCCACATCGGGATCTGTATTCACATTGGGTGGTGGTGCCGTTGTTTGGAGGAGTATCAAGCAATCATGTATTGCTGATTCCACAATGGAAGCGGAGTATGTAGCGGCTTGTGAAGCATCAAAAGACGCCGTTTGGCTGAAAAAGTTTTTGCTAAGCCTTGAAGTTATTCCTGCTGCATCAAATGCCATTACTTTATATTGTGATAACAGTGGTGCAGTGGCAAATGCAAAAGAACCAAGAAACCATCAGCGTGGAAAACACATTGAACGGAAATATCACCTAATGAGGGATATTGTTCAACGAGGAGACGTGACAGTGTGCAAGATAGCATCTGCTGAAAATCTTGCTGATCCtttcaccaaaagcttacctgcTAGAGCTTTTGAGGAACATATTCAAAATATGGGTGTACTAGACATGACTCATTTGCTCTAG
- the LOC140814188 gene encoding heavy metal-associated isoprenylated plant protein 39-like, which yields MKKVVLKLDLQDGKDKRKALKTVSTLSGIDEITIDVKGKKLTVIGTVDPVSVVSKLRKKNWPSDIISVGPAKEPEKKEEPKKEEPKRDEAKKEESIKEEAKKEEVKKVEKKAEPEVVVGPVMPHKAYYPPMNTYYYMHHSNEENPNACVIC from the exons ATGAAG AAGGTTGTCTTGAAATTGGATTTACAAGATGGGAAAGACAAGAGGAAGGCTTTAAAAACTGTGTCAACTCTTTCAG GAATTGATGAAATCACCATTGATGTGAAAGGAAAAAAACTAACAGTGATTGGAACGGTTGATCCCGTGAGTGTGGTGAGCAAATTACGAAAAAAGAATTGGCCATCAGACATCATCTCCGTTGGACCAGCCAAAGAACCTGAGAAGAAAGAGGAGCCAAAGAAAGAAGAACCCAAGAGGGATGAGGCAAAGAAAGAAGAGTCGATAAAAGAAGAAGCCAAGAAGGAAGAAGTCAAGAAGGTCGAGAAAAAGGCTGAACCAGAGGTAGTGGTCGGGCCAGTAATGCCACACAAGGCTTACTACCCTCCGATGAACACGTACTACTACATGCATCACAGCAATGAAGAGAACCCCAATGCTTGTGTTATCTGCTAA